From a single Athene noctua chromosome 2, bAthNoc1.hap1.1, whole genome shotgun sequence genomic region:
- the LOC141958274 gene encoding alanine aminotransferase 1-like codes for MAASGTSGGIGCPPALVNPGSWHTPPSPLQLLLERATAIEEELAQGEDKPFTEVTHCHSGDAVASGHQPLTFLRQVAAICAYPELLDDECVPADAKRRVGQILQHLQGGSPGAYNLEYVTGIVATKVARYLEQRDGGVPSDPRCIVPCSGTAAAVVVSVARGAPVAPPAAVRPPRTPPSHGGSSQQDVVSLVVDEAAAQPTGVLVPVPGPPRRGAAVGLAGAVAVPYPLAEERGWAVATEAVRWALRRARARCHPKVLCVVNPGDPTGHVLSRQNMEEIIRLAAEENLLLLADEVQQERAFLPGRPFLSFKRVLWEMGAPLASAVQLVSFYSLSKGVGGGGYRAGFFELVNIDPSVLRCFYTWGLSVYPPILGQVMLQTAVDPPLPPEPSYPEFEEHRQALRQDLAHNARRVQEVLGRAPGIRLQPLHGGARAFPRIQLPPRALRQARARGLEPDVFFCQKLLEATGLVVAPGSEFGQEGGTPHVGLSLLPPAEALERGLLALTRFHAAFLREFS; via the exons ATGGCGGCGAGTGGCACCTCGGGGGGTATCGGCTGCCCCCCAGCTCTGGTGAACCCCGGGAGCTGGCACACGCCACCATCTCCACTGCAGCTCCTGCTCGAGCGGGCTACTGCCATCGAGGAGGAGCTGGCCCAG GGCGAGGACAAGCCCTTCACTGAGGTCACCCATTGCCATTCGGGGGACGCGGTTGCCTCTGGCCACCAGCCTCTCACCTTCCTCCGGCAG GTGGCTGCCATCTGTGCGTACCCGGAGTTGCTGGATGACGAGTGCGTGCCGGCGGATGCCAAGCGCCGCGTGGGGCAGAtcctgcagcacctgcagggcGGCAGCCCCG GGGCCTACAACCTGGAGTACGTCACCGGCATAGTGGCCACCAAGGTGGCCCGTTACCTGGAGCAAAGGGACGGGGGCGTCCCCAGCGACCCCCGTTGCATCGTCCCCTGCAGCGGCACCGCGGCGGCCGTGGTGGTGAGCGTGGCACGGGGAGCGCCGGTGGCACCGCCGGCGGCCGTGCGGCCACCGAGGACCCCCCCGAGCCACGGCGGCTCTTCCCAACAGGACGTGGTGTCGCTGGTGGTGGACGAGGCGGCGGCGCAGCCCACGGGGGTGCTGGTGCCGGTACCGGGCCCCCCGCGCCGTGGGGCGGccgtggggctggcgggggccgtGGCCGTGCCGTACCCGCTGGCcgaggagcggggctgggccgTGGCCACCGAGGCGGTGCGGTGggcgctgcggcgggcgcgggcgaGGTGTCACCCCAAGGTGCTCTGCGTGGTCAACCCCGGCGACCCCACGG GCCACGTGCTGAGCCGGCAGAACATGGAGGAAATCATCCGGCTGGCGGCCGAGGAAAACCTCCTGCTGCTGGCGGACGAG GTGCAGCAGGAACGAGCcttcctccccggccgcccctTCCTCTCCTTCAAGCGGGTGCTGTGGGAGATGGGGGCCCCGCTCGCCTCCGCCGTCCAGCTCGTCTCCTTCTACTCCCTCTCCAAGGGGGTCGGGGG GGGCGGGTACCGAGCAGGTTTCTTCGAGCTGGTGAACATCGACCCGAGTGTCCTGAGATGCTTCTACACGTGGGGGCTGTCGGTGTACCCCCCCATCCTGGGGCAGGTGATGCTGCAGACGGCCGTGgaccccccgctgccccccgagCCCTCGTACCCCGAATTTGAGGAG caccgccaggCCCTCCGCCAGGATCTGGCCCACAACGCCCGGCgggtgcaggaggtgctgggccGAGCCCCCGGCATCCGCCTCCAGCCCCTCCACGGCGGCGCCCGCGCCTTCCCCCGCATCCAGCTCCCGCCCCGCGCCCTGCGCCAGGCCCGG gcGCGGGGCCTGGAGCCCGACGTCTTCTTCTGCCAGAAGCTGCTGGAGGCCACGGGGCTCGTGGTGGCCCCGGGGAGCGAGTTCGGGCAGGAGGGGGGCACCCCCCATGTGGG gctGTCGCTGCTGCCCCCGGCCGAGGCGCTGGAGCGGGGGCTGCTCGCCCTCACCCGCTTCCACGCCGCCTTCCTGCGGGAATTCTCCTGA
- the LRRC14 gene encoding leucine-rich repeat-containing protein 14 translates to MHSLVFLCARRLVSHRPSARRALDLLPAELYPVLFQAAFLDRRTLALQDLVATWPFPILSFQQLLGHHDQQHSSHHPSLGGRPNKLCIQAVIMAVVAHLRQALEEPCHGTSKRQCRLRVLDMTGVQDLDTDCGPNRMSLWSSTVVLAKACIEVSKHKNECQKHGSKRQKGSSGASATPQPFSMEIRADLFVNGTSFGVLRDALQTATGPLRLRCRDFHTEELSITGIVSLLESLDPVGVRRVDLRFNNLGPSGLCAVLPHITRFTKLLSLNLSYSNVDVRRLTPRTDTGLRQLAAQLGRFPCLKELNFSSSRLSGNLRQLLGDLQAPLESLELAFCYLLPGDLAFLCQSIHAPALRRLDLSGHNFTESLLQSLCQLLEEISASLLHLDLMECHLTDAQLADLLPVLCRCSRLRCLGLFGNPLSTSGLKTLVRKTVVLPDLHLVVYPYPVDCYSQEPSRLAPAFDHLSEDTVDKDRFAAVSAELAQMLASSGRADAVWTTSLCCHEKRGGPGRTHPPPGSAAILLSVWG, encoded by the exons ATGCACTCCCTCGTCTTCCTCTGCGCCCGCCGGCTGGTGAGCCACCGCcccagcgcccgccgcgcccTCGACCTTCTCCCCGCCGAGCTCTACCCTGTCCTTTTCCAAGCTGCTTTCCTGGACAGACGGACGCTGGCGCTGCAGGACCTGGTGGCGACGTGGCCCTTCCCCATCCTCAGTTTCCAGCAGCTTCTGGGCCACCATGACCAGCAGCACAGTAGCCATCACCCATCCCTCGGGGGAAGACCCAACAAACTGTGCATCCAGGCCGTCATCATGGCCGTCGTGGCCCATCTCCGCCAGGCGCTGGAGGAGCCCTGTCATGGCACCAG CAAGAGACAGTGCCGGCTGCGGGTCTTGGACATGACAGGTGTCCAGGACTTGGACACCGACTGCGGCCCGAACAGGATGAGCCTGTGGTCCAGCACGGTGGTGTTAGCCAAAGCCTGCATCGAGGTCTCCAAACACAAAAATGAGTGTCAGAAACACGGCTCCAAGCGCCAGAAAGGTTCTTCCGGCGCCTCGGCGACCCCGCAACCCTTCAGCATGGAGATCCGCGCCGATCTTTTTGTCAATGGCACGTCCTTTGGCGTCTTGCGGGACGCCCTGCAGACTGCCACCGGTCCCCTGCGCCTCAGGTGCCGGGATTTCCACACCGAGGAGCTCTCCATCACCGGCATCGTGAGTTTGTTGGAGTCCCTGGACCCCGTCGGCGTGCGGCGGGTGGATCTGCGCTTTAACAACCTGGGCCCGTCCGGTCTCTGCGCCGTTTTGCCGCACATCACCAGATTTACCAAACTCCTCAGCCTCAACCTATCCTACAGCAATGTTGACGTGCGGCGACTCACTCCGAGAACGGACACCGGCCTCCGGCAACTCGCTGCGCAGTTGGGGAGGTTTCCCTGCCTCAAGGAACTCAACTTCAGTTCCTCCAGGCTTTCGGGAAACCTGAGGCAACTTCTTGG CGACCTGCAGGCTCCGCTGGAAAGCCTGGAGCTGGCGTTTTGTTACCTCCTTCCCGGCGATCTCGCTTTCCTTTGCCAAAGCATCCACGCTCCGGCGCTGAGGAGACTGGACTTGAGCGGTCACAATTTCACCGAGAGCCTTCTCCAatccctctgccagctcctggaGGAAATTTCCGCCTCCCTCCTCCACCTGGATCTCATGGAATGTCACCTGACGGACGCCCAGCTGGCGGATCTGCTGCCGGTGCTCTGCCGCTGCTCCCGCCTCCGTTGCTTGGGGCTTTTCGGCAACCCCCTCTCTACATCAGGACTTAAAACCTTGGTACGGAAAACCGTGGTTCTTCCAGATTTACACCTCGTCGTTTACCCGTACCCCGTGGACTGCTACAGCCAGGAGCCCTCCCGCTTGGCCCCCGCTTTCGACCACCTCTCCGAGGACACGGTGGACAAGGACCGGTTTGCCGCGGTCAGCGCCGAGCTGGCCCAGATGCTGGCGAGCTCCGGCAGAGCCGACGCCGTCTGGACCACCAGCCTCTGCTGTCACG agaaacgggggggtcccggccgcaCCCACCCGCCACCAGGCTCCGCCGCCATTTTGTTGTCGGTGTGGGGGTGA
- the LOC141958275 gene encoding uncharacterized protein LOC141958275: MALPWALVLLGEVLAQDATPQSCLLPPVGHPGDGLNTPAPHTPPFISLVNSSGYNAALGRPASQSSVFPNASIAANAVDGNRDGVWHHGSCARTLTEQEPWWSVDLGGRRAVAAVVVKNRQDCCWHRLRGAQVHVGDAPGERGKDNPLCGVITDAGPGSLSTVCCAGLLGRYVSILIPGREDTLVLCEVEVVLQGCLPLPGAPNVARGRAVAQSSTLNSFSLAANAVDGNADADWERGSCAHTEKEPEPWWHVDLGHRHAVYAVTVTNRHDCCWESLLGAQIHVGDSLVDHGKRNPVCGAILDTGPGSTSSICCNGLPGRYVSILIPGREDFLVLCEVEVTAQSCVPPPGGKNPGSPIPERAGTCQVAPSKRCPPWEGHKVSLWHPPAQNLALGRPAAQSSTAGGASSAINAVDGNRDGNWHRGSCSQTEREPEPWWTVDLGRRRAVAAVVVRNRLDCCWHRLKGARVHLGNSLAGHGTNNPICGTITDTGPGSTSTVCCHGLRGRYVTVAVAGRREQLSLCEVEVVEQGCAALPGGERGWRAVPGERFFGTTWHPLNSPIPTAQNVALGRPAAQSSVLDATSGAGNAVDGNRDGNWEHGSCAHTAEEEEPWWRVDLGRRHAVHAVVVKNRRDCCWQSLKGAEIRVGDSLLDHGRRNPVCGIITDAGPGSLSTVCCHGLRGRYVSILIPEREDVLVLCEVEVIRQGCAPLPGAPNLAREQRATQSSTSTGLGAAAKAVDGNRDGVWHRGSCSHTRREREPWWSVDLGGRRAVATVVVKNRQDCCWHRLRGARVHVGDAPGERGKDNPICGVITDAGPGSLSTVCCQGLPGRYVTVTVPGRWEQLALCEVEVYGVLPHP; this comes from the exons ATGGCCCTGCCCTGGGCGCTGGTGCTGCTCGGCGAGGTCCTGGCACAGGATGCGACCccccagagctgcctcctcccGCCGGTTG GACACCCCGGTGATGGGCTAAACACCcccgccccccacaccccccctttcATTTCTCTGGTGAATTCATCAGGTTATAACGCGGCGCTGGGGCGCCCGGCCAGCCAATCCTCCGTCTTCCCCAACGCCAGCATCGCCGCCAACGCGGTGGACGGCAACCGGGATGGCGTTTGGCACCACGGTTCCTGCGCCCGCACCCTGACAGAGCAGGAGCCGTGGTGGAGCGTGGATTTGGGCGGGCGCCGCGCCGTGGCAGCCGTGGTGGTGAAAAACCGCCAGGATTGCTGTTGGCACCGGCTGCGGGGAGCGCAGGTCCACGTCGGCGACGCACCGGGCGAGCGCGGCAAGGACAACCCCCT CTGCGGCGTCATCACCGACGCCGGTCCTGGGTCGCTCAGCACCGTCTGCTGTGCCGGGCTGCTGGGCCGTTACGTCTCCATCCTGATCCCTGGGCGGGAGGACACGCTGGTGCTGTGCGAGGTGGAGGTGGTGCTGCAGGGCTGCCTCCCCCTACCCGGAG CCCCCAACGTGGCGCGGGGCCGTGCCGTCGCCCAGTCGTCCACACTGAACAGCTTCAGCCTGGCCGCCAACGCCGTGGACGGGAACGCCGACGCCGACTGGGAGCGCGGTTCCTGCGCCCACACCGAGAAGGAACCGGAACCGTGGTGGCACGTCGATCTGGGCCACCGACACGCCGTCTACGCCGTCACCGTCACCAACCGCCACGACTGCTGCTGGGAGAGTCTCCTCGGCGCCCAGATCCACGTCGGGGACTCCCTGGTTGACCACGGCAAGCGGAACCCGGT CTGCGGGGCCATCTTGGACACCGGGCCCGGTTCCACCAGCAGCATTTGCTGCAACGGGCTGCCGGGACGCTACGTCTCCATCCTCATCCCCGGGCGGGAGGATTTCCTCGTCCTCTGCGAGGTGGAGGTGACGGCGCAGAGCTGCGTGCCCCCACCCGGTGGTAAGAACCCAGGATCCCCCATTCCAGAGCGAGCCGGCACGTGCCAAGTGGCCCCCAGCAAACGCTGCCCTCCCT GGGAGGGACATAAAGTGTCACTGTGGCATCCTCCAGCCCAAAACCTGGCGCTGGGGCGCCCGGCAGCACAGTCATCCACAGCCGGCGGGGCCAGCAGCGCCATCAACGCCGTGGATGGCAACCGGGATGGCAACTGGCACCGCGGCTCCTGCTCCCAAACCGAGAGGGAGCCAGAGCCGTGGTGGACGGTGGATTTGGGCCGGCGCCGCGCCGTGGCGGCCGTGGTGGTGAGGAACCGCCTGGATTGCTGCTGGCACCGGCTGAAGGGCGCCCGCGTCCACCTCGGCAACTCTCTCGCCGGCCACGGCACCAACAACCCCAT CTGCGGCACCATCACAGACACCGGCCCCGGTTCCACCAGCACCGTCTGCTGCCACGGGCTGCGCGGCCGCTACGTCACCGTGGCCgtggccgggcggcgggagcagcTGAGCCTCTGCGAGGTGGAGGTGGTGGAGCAGGGCTGCGCCGCGCTGCCCGGCGGTGAGCGGGGCTGGCGGGCGGTGCCGGGAGAGCGTTTTTTTGGCACAACGTGGCACCCCCTAAACTCACCCATTCCCACAGCCCAAAACGTGGCTTTGGGCCGCCCGGCCGCTCAGTCCTCGGTGTTGGACGCCACCAGTGGCGCCGGCAACGCCGTTGATGGGAACCGGGATGGCAACTGGGAGCACGGTTCCTGCGCTCACACCGCCGAGGAAGAGGAGCCGTGGTGGCGCGTGGACCTGGGCCGGCGCCACGCCGTCCACGCCGTGGTGGTGAAAAACCGCCGCgactgctgctggcagagcctCAAAGGCGCCGAGATCCGCGTCGGCGACTCGCTGCTCGACCACGGCCGGCGCAACCCCGT CTGCGGCATCATCACCGACGCCGGCCCCGGGTCGCTCAGCACCGTCTGCTGCCACGGCCTTCGCGGTCGCTACGTCTCCATCCTCATCCCCGAGCGGGAGGACGTGCTGGTGCTGTGCGAGGTGGAGGTGATCCGCCAAGGCTGCGCCCCGTTACCGGGAG CCCCCAATTTGGCTCGAGAACAACGAGCCACACAATCATCCACCTCCACCGGCCTCGGCGCGGCGGCCAAGGCGGTGGACGGCAACCGGGACGGCGTTTGGCACCGCGGCTCCTGCAGCCACACGCGCCGCGAGCGGGAGCCGTGGTGGAGCGTGGATTTGGGCGGGCGCCGCGCCGTGGCCACCGTGGTGGTGAAAAACCGCCAGGATTGCTGTTGGCACCGGCTGCGGGGAGCGCGGGTCCACGTCGGCGACGCGCCGGGCGAGCGCGGCAAGGACAACCCCAT CTGCGGCGTCATCACCGACGCCGGTCCCGGGTCGCTCAGCACCGtctgctgccaggggctgccgGGCCGTTACGTCACCGTCACCGTCCCCGGGCGCTGGGAGCAGCTGGCGCTGTGCGAGGTCGAGGTCTACGGGGTCCTCCCCCACCCCTGA
- the RECQL4 gene encoding ATP-dependent DNA helicase Q4 — MDEPPTPPAPVEPLYSRGPEGEVQETPQEVFEALKVLGYSSFRPGQEVAIMRILSGVGKSLCYQLPAYLYHKHSKSIALVISPLVSLMDDQVSGLPPCLTAVCIHSNMTKSQREAAMEKVRQGEVQVLLLSPEALVGGNSLKSAFLPSARRLPAVAFACIDEAHCLSEWSHNFRPCYLRLCKILRERLGVRCFLGLTATATLATARDVAQHLGIPAEEGLAVRCTAVPPNLHLSVSMDRDRDQALVSLLQGERFGHLDSIIIYCTRREETNRIAALIRTCLQGAVEPPRDGARGKKWIADAYHAGLSSAERRRVQSAFMKGQLRVVVATVAFGMGLDKPDVRGVVHYNMPKNFESYVQEIGRAGRDGEPAHCHLFLDPEGRDLHELRRHIYGDSVDFFTVKKLVQKVFSPCKCLELHQKHQDVVKDGEVEDAEMAELLEEEEKDGGSVTRQSRQRLCYKHERALPIQQTVESLDVREEGIETLLCYLELHPQRWLELLPPTYTSCRLLCYGGPRQLRDVARSSPPVAVCLARERLAGRDHDHTSSLEFDVVSLSDSMGWEVVLVKRALRQLQWDPRLRQGTRKTGVLVEFEDLSFHLRAYGDLTDDELDSICDFLHRRVVAREKAALGQLRACFQAFQSVAFQTCDPHPADEEEERSSCLKALLSDYFEKEPTGEQAEEEEEEDDLSDAKLQDWESRIRADIRHFLAIRQDEKFSGRAVARIFHGIGSPCFPAQVYGRDRRFWRKYLPFDFHRLARLATEEILAAR; from the exons ATGGACGAGCCTCCCACTCCCCCCGCGCCCGTTGAGCCCCTCTACAGCCGTGGGCCAGAGGGGGAAGTGCAAG AGACCCCTCAGGAGGTGTTTGAGGCTCTGAAGGTGCTGGGCTACAGCTCCTTCCGCCCAGGCCAGGAGGTGGCCATCATGAGGATTCTTTCAGGTG TGGGGAAGTCCCTCTGTTACCAGCTCCCCGCTTACCTCTACCACAAACACTCCAAATCCATCGCCTTGGTCATCTCCCCGCTGGTGTCCCTCATGGATGACCAG GTTTCAGGGTTGCCACCGTGCCTGACGGCCGTGTGCATCCACTCCAACATGACCAAATCCCAGCGGGAAGCAGCGATGGAGAAG GTGAGACAGGGCgaggtgcaggtgctgctgctgtcGCCCGAGGCTTTGGTTGGCGGAAACAGCTTGAAATCTGCTTTCCTGCCTTCCGCCCGTCGCCTGCCGGCCGTGGCCTTCGCCTGCATCGACGAAGCTCACTGCCTCTCCGAGTGGTCCCACAACTTCCGCCCCTGCTACCTGCGGCTCTGCAAG ATTCTTCGGGAGCGTTTGGGTGTGCGGTGCTTCCTGGGGCTGACGGCCACCGCCACGCTGGCCACGGCGCGGGACGTGGCCCAACACCTCGGCATCCCGGCGGAGGAAGGGCTGGCAGTGCGCTGCACCGCCGTGCCCCCGAACCTGCACCTCTCTGTCTCCATGGACAGGGACAGGGATCAG GCCCTCGTCTCCCTGCTGCAAGGGGAACGTTTCGGGCACCTGGACTCCATCATCATTTACTGCACGCGGCGGGAGGAGACAAATCGCATCGCGGCGCTCATCCGGACCTGCCTGCAGGGAGCCGTGGAGCCACCACGAGACGGTGCTCGAGGGAAGAAA TGGATCGCCGACGCTTACCATGCCGGCCTCTCCTCTGCCGAACGCCGCCGCGTCCAGAGCGCCTTCATGAAGGGCCAGCTCCGCGTGGTGGTGGCCACGGTGGCTTTCGGCATGGGGTTGGATAAGCCCGACGTCCGCGGCGTCGTGCATTACAACATGCCCAAAAATTTCGAGAGTTACGTGCAAGAGATTGGCCGGGCCGGGCGAGACGGCGAACCGGCTCACTGCCACCTCTTCTTAGACCCGGAG GGCAGGGATCTCCACGAGCTGCGGCGCCACATTTACGGCGACTCGGTGGATTTTTTCACCGTCAAGAAGCTGGTGCAGAAGGTTTTCTCTCCCTGCAAGTGTCTGGAGCTGCACCAGAAACACCAGGATGTTGTCAAG GACGGAGAGGTGGAGGATGCCGAAATGGCCGAGCTcttggaggaagaggagaaggatgGTGGCAGCGTGACAAGGCAGAGCAGGCAGCGCCTGTGCTACAAGCACGAGCGAGCCCTCCCCATCCAACAAACTGTGGAGTCCCTGGATGTCCGGGAGGAAG GTATCGAGACCCTCCTGTGCTACCTGGAGCTGCACCCGCAGCGCTGGCTggagctcctgcctcccacctACACTTCCTGCCGCCTGCTCTGCTACGGGGGACCCCGACAGCTCCGGGATGTGGCGCGGAG CTCACCCCCCGTCGCCGTCTGCCTGGCCCGGGAGCGGCTGGCAGGGAGGGATCACGACCACACCAGCTCTCTGGAATTCGACGTGGTCTCGCTGAGCGATTCCATGGGTTGGGAAGTGGTGCTGGTGAAACGCGCCCTGCGCCAGCTCCAGTGGGATCCGCGCCTGCGCCAAGGTACCC GGAAAACCGGCGTTTTGGTGGAATTTGAGGATTTATCCTTCCACCTACGTGCCTACGGCGACCTCACCGACGATGAGCTGGACTCCATCTGTGACTTCCTCCACCGCAGGGTGGTTGCCAGGGAGAAAGCAGCTCTTGGCCAGCTCCGTGCCTGCTTCCAGGCCTTCCAGAG CGTGGCCTTCCAGACCTGCGACCCTCACCCTGCAgacgaggaagaggagaggagctCCTGCCTGAAGGCTCTGCTCAGCGACTACTTTGAGAAGGAGCCCACGGGCGAGcaggctgaggaagaggaggaggaggatgatctCAGCGATGCCAAA CTGCAGGACTGGGAGAGCCGCATCCGCGCCGACATCCGCCATTTCCTCGCCATCCGCCAGGACGAGAAATTTTCTGGCAGAGCCGTCGCCAGGATATTTCATGGCATCG GCAGCCCTTGTTTTCCTGCCCAGGTTTACGGCCGCGATCGCCGGTTCTGGAGGAAGTATCTCCCCTTCGACTTCCACCGCCTCGCCCGCCTGGCCACCGAGGAGATCCTGGCTGCCAGGTGA
- the C2H8orf82 gene encoding UPF0598 protein C8orf82 homolog: protein MRLPPALRLRAGAAGPGPGYQQGQRPGPRTREYFYYLDHQGQLFLDDTKVKNFITCFKDVGFLTFFFKHLAPNRSGRYEAEFPFLSLCGRERNFLRCDDRPVVFTQLLPGSGENQLLSYCGGGERLAVPFQPESLVMLPENGRLYHPAPAKTGGVGLVRSALAFEWSPFFEYGEGPAQPPTHFIWEGRRYRLTEELLPLLRGCTEKIPVVPVTPSQG, encoded by the exons ATGCGGCTGCCGCCGGCGCTGCGGctccgggccggggcggcggggccgggtccCGGGTATCAGCaggggcagcgcccggggccgCGCACCCGCGAGTATTTCTACTACCTCGACCACCAGGGACAG cttttcctgGACGACACCAAAGTCAAGAACTTCATCACCTGCTTCAAAG ACGTGGGGTTCCTCACCTTCTTCTTCAAGCACCTGGCGCCGAACCGGAGCGGCCGTTACGAGGctgaatttcctttcctttcGCTCTGCGGCCGGGAACGGAATTTCCTCCGTTGCGACGATCGTCCCGTCGTCTTCACCCAACTTTTGCCGGGTTCTGGTGAAAACCAGCTCCTCTCCTACTGCGGTGGCGGCGAGCGCCTGGCCGTGCCTTTCCAACCGGAAAGTTTGGTGATGTTACCGGAAAACGGGCGGCTCTACCACCCGGCGCCGGCAAAAACCGGCGGCGTAGGGTTGGTGCGTTCGGCGTTGGCTTTTGAGTGGAGCCCCTTCTTCGAGTACGGCGAAGGGCCGGCGCAGCCCCCCACCCATTTTATTTGGGAAGGGCGGCGTTATCGCCTCACCGAGGAATTGTTGCCGCTGCTCCGGGGCTGCACTGAAAAAATCCCGGTTGTCCCCGTTACCCCAAGCCAAGGTTGA
- the LOC141956746 gene encoding alanine aminotransferase 1-like translates to MATAQGTLGTPGPDLPQDCSSDDAHAVGRGPLAVLRQIAAACTFPELLGSPAVPEGARRRARRVLREMDASSIGGYNHDHRALGVPTRVARFLERRDGGVPCHPRNIILCSGTASIFPFVVSLVVDEAAAQPTGVLVPVPGPPRRGAAVGLAGAVAVPYPLAEERGWAVATEAVRWALRRARARCHPKVLCVVNPGDPTGHVLSRQNMEEIIRLAAEENLLLLADEVQQERAFLPGRPFLSFKRVLWEMGAPLASEVQLVSFYSLSKSVAAESGFRAGFLELVNMEEGVTLPFQLAQSIPRPCVLGRVLLDILMDPPEEGDPVQQALEEHRQALRQDLAHNARRVQEVLGRAPGIRLQPLHGGARAFPRIQLPPRALRQARARGLEPDVFFCQKLLEATGLVVAPGSEFGQEGGTPHVGLSLLPPAEALERGLLALTRFHAAFLREFS, encoded by the exons ATGGCCACAGCACAGGGGACGTTGGGGACACCGGGGCCCGATCTCCCCCAGGACTGCAGCAGCGACGACGCTCACGCCGTGGGACGGGGCCCACTGGCCGTCCTGCGCCAG ATCGCAGCCGCCTGCACCTTCCCCGAGCtgctgggcagccctgctgtgccCGAGGGTGCCCGGCGCCGGGCACGGCGTGTCCTGCGCGAGATGGACGCCAGCAGCATCG GGGGCTACAACCACGACCACCGGGCGCTGGGGGTCCCGACCAGGGTTGCCCGTTTCCTTGAGCGCCGCGACGGGGGGGTCCCCTGCCACCCCCGCAACATCATCCTCTGCAGTGGCACCGCCAGCATCTTCCCG TTCGTGGTGTCGCTGGTGGTGGACGAGGCGGCGGCGCAGCCCACGGGGGTGCTGGTGCCGGTACCGGGCCCCCCGCGCCGTGGGGCGGccgtggggctggcgggggccgtGGCCGTGCCGTACCCGCTGGCcgaggagcggggctgggccgTGGCCACCGAGGCGGTGCGGTGggcgctgcggcgggcgcgggcgaGGTGTCACCCCAAGGTGCTCTGCGTGGTCAACCCCGGCGACCCCACGG GCCACGTGCTGAGCCGGCAGAACATGGAGGAAATCATCCGGCTGGCGGCCGAGGAAAACCTCCTGCTGCTGGCGGACGAG GTGCAGCAGGAACGAGCcttcctccccggccgcccctTCCTCTCCTTCAAGCGGGTGCTGTGGGAGATGGGGGCCCCGCTCGCCTCCGAAGTCCAGCTCGTCTCCTTCTACTCCCTCTCCAAAAGCGTCGCTGCAGA GAGCGGTTTCCGTGCGGGGTTCCTGGAGCTGGTGAACATGGAGGAGGGGGTCACGCTGCCCTTCCAGCTGGCACAGTCCATCCCCCGGCCCTGCGTCCTGGGGCGCGTCCTGCTCGACATCCTGATGGACCCGCCCGAGGAGGGGGACCCCGTCCAGCAGGccctggaggag caccgccaggCCCTCCGCCAGGATCTGGCCCACAACGCCCGGCgggtgcaggaggtgctgggccGAGCCCCCGGCATCCGCCTCCAGCCCCTCCACGGCGGCGCCCGCGCCTTCCCCCGCATCCAGCTCCCGCCCCGCGCCCTGCGCCAGGCCCGG gcGCGGGGCCTGGAGCCCGACGTCTTCTTCTGCCAGAAGCTGCTGGAGGCCACGGGGCTCGTGGTGGCCCCGGGGAGCGAGTTCGGGCAGGAGGGGGGCACCCCCCATGTGGG gctGTCGCTGCTGCCCCCGGCCGAGGCGCTGGAGCGGGGGCTGCTCGCCCTCACCCGCTTCCACGCCGCCTTCCTGCGGGAATTCTCCTGA